Proteins from a single region of Mucilaginibacter daejeonensis:
- the argC gene encoding N-acetyl-gamma-glutamyl-phosphate reductase, whose product MANIKAGIIGGAGYTGGELLRILVNHSQVDIAFVHSNSNAGNFLYEVHTDLFGDTELKFTGELSHHVDVLFLCVGHGDARKFLEANPFPATVKIIDLSQDFRLKDRATIDGRSFVYGLPELNRDAIKQADNIANPGCFATCLQLGLLPLAASNNLTSEVHITATTGSTGAGQSLSATSHFTWRNDNLSVYKAFDHQHLNEIGQSLKQLQTGFDQTVNFIPYRGDFTRGIIASMYLDSDLTAEDAVKLYTEYYAGHPFTHVTTRNIDLKQIVNTNKCFIQVQKKGNKLFIISIMDNLLKGASGQAVQNMNLLFGLDETTGLKLKAAAF is encoded by the coding sequence ATGGCCAATATAAAAGCAGGCATCATTGGCGGAGCCGGTTACACCGGTGGCGAGCTACTACGCATCCTGGTTAACCACTCGCAGGTGGACATCGCTTTTGTACACAGCAACAGCAACGCCGGCAATTTTTTGTATGAGGTACATACCGACCTGTTCGGTGATACTGAGCTGAAGTTCACCGGCGAGCTATCACATCATGTGGATGTGTTATTCCTGTGCGTGGGACATGGCGATGCACGCAAGTTCCTGGAGGCTAACCCCTTCCCCGCTACGGTCAAAATCATTGACCTAAGCCAGGACTTTAGGTTAAAGGACCGCGCGACCATCGATGGCCGCAGCTTTGTATATGGCCTGCCCGAATTGAACCGCGATGCGATCAAGCAAGCTGACAATATCGCCAATCCGGGTTGTTTTGCTACCTGTTTGCAGTTAGGTCTTTTGCCATTAGCGGCAAGTAATAACCTGACTAGTGAGGTGCATATCACCGCCACCACAGGTTCTACAGGTGCCGGGCAAAGCTTATCGGCCACCTCGCACTTTACCTGGCGCAATGATAACTTGTCGGTGTACAAGGCTTTTGACCACCAGCATTTGAACGAGATCGGCCAGTCGTTAAAGCAATTGCAGACTGGTTTTGACCAAACCGTTAACTTCATCCCGTACCGAGGCGACTTTACCCGAGGCATCATCGCCTCGATGTACCTTGACAGCGACCTAACCGCCGAGGATGCGGTGAAGTTATACACCGAATATTATGCCGGCCACCCGTTCACCCATGTTACCACCCGTAACATTGACCTGAAGCAGATTGTGAACACGAACAAATGCTTCATCCAAGTTCAAAAGAAAGGCAATAAGTTATTTATTATCAGCATCATGGATAACTTACTTAAAGGTGCATCGGGGCAAGCCGTACAAAACATGAACCTGCTGTTTGGCCTAGACGAGACCACTGGTCTTAAATTGAAAGCCGCAGCTTTTTAA